The Agromyces sp. LHK192 genome includes a window with the following:
- a CDS encoding anthranilate synthase component I, producing the protein MSGTATTGREDFGPLLQGRRVVPVVRELFADGETPVGIYRKLAGGRPGTFLLESAEQGGIWSRYSFVGAASYGVLTEHEGRVIWQDYGLDADRAIGEASELPPLAALEALHRRWATDDVPGAPPLTGGLVGFIGWEAIRQIEHLPNVPPADFSMPGQAFSFVSELAVVDHRTGTVQLVASVLNDGVDDEEALWVDAQARLDRMQTALAAPSEATLAEIDLAVAPKPRHRTDQADFLAAVDRSKEYIRDGDVFQVVISQRFEHEATAHPIDVYRVLRTLNPSPYMYLLPLEDADGEPFWIVGSSPEALVKVEDGRVYTHPIAGSKPRGATPEADADLQAELLGDPKEQAEHLMLVDLARNDLAKVCTAGSVEVTEFMRVERFSHIMHLVSSVEGDLAEGRNSIDVFRATFPAGTLSGAPKPRALEIIDELEPAQRGLYGGVVGYFGFGGNADLAIAIRTASISGGVARVQAGAGLVADSDPVSEHEEARNKAAALLRAVAVANALRKVD; encoded by the coding sequence ATGAGCGGGACGGCCACCACCGGGCGCGAGGACTTCGGGCCGCTGCTGCAGGGCCGTCGGGTCGTGCCGGTCGTCCGCGAGCTCTTCGCCGACGGGGAGACCCCGGTCGGGATCTACCGGAAGCTCGCCGGCGGCCGGCCGGGCACCTTCCTCCTCGAGTCCGCCGAACAGGGCGGCATCTGGTCGCGGTACTCGTTCGTCGGAGCCGCGTCGTACGGCGTGCTCACCGAGCACGAGGGTCGCGTCATCTGGCAGGACTACGGCCTCGACGCAGACCGCGCGATCGGCGAGGCATCCGAGCTGCCGCCCCTGGCCGCCCTCGAAGCGCTGCACCGGCGTTGGGCGACCGACGACGTCCCCGGAGCTCCGCCGCTGACCGGCGGTCTCGTCGGGTTCATCGGGTGGGAGGCGATCCGGCAGATCGAACATCTGCCGAACGTGCCCCCAGCCGACTTCTCGATGCCGGGTCAGGCGTTCTCGTTCGTGTCGGAGCTCGCGGTGGTCGACCATCGCACGGGCACCGTCCAGCTCGTCGCCTCGGTGCTCAACGACGGTGTCGACGACGAGGAGGCGCTCTGGGTCGATGCGCAGGCCCGCCTGGATCGGATGCAGACGGCCCTCGCGGCGCCCTCCGAGGCGACGCTCGCCGAGATCGACCTCGCTGTCGCCCCGAAGCCGCGCCACCGCACCGATCAGGCCGACTTCCTCGCCGCGGTCGACCGCTCGAAGGAGTACATCCGCGACGGCGACGTCTTCCAGGTCGTCATCTCGCAGCGTTTCGAACACGAGGCGACGGCGCATCCGATCGACGTGTACCGGGTGCTGCGCACGCTCAACCCCAGCCCGTACATGTACCTGCTGCCGCTCGAGGACGCCGACGGCGAGCCCTTCTGGATCGTCGGCTCCTCGCCCGAGGCGCTCGTCAAGGTCGAGGACGGGCGCGTGTACACGCACCCGATCGCGGGATCCAAGCCGCGTGGTGCGACACCCGAGGCCGACGCCGACCTCCAGGCCGAGCTCCTCGGCGATCCGAAGGAACAGGCCGAGCACCTCATGCTCGTCGACCTCGCCCGCAACGACCTCGCGAAGGTGTGCACGGCCGGTTCCGTCGAGGTGACGGAGTTCATGCGCGTCGAGCGCTTCAGCCACATCATGCACCTCGTCTCGTCCGTCGAGGGCGACCTGGCCGAAGGCCGAAATTCGATCGACGTGTTCCGGGCGACGTTCCCGGCCGGAACGCTCTCGGGTGCTCCGAAGCCGCGGGCGCTCGAGATCATCGACGAACTCGAGCCGGCGCAGCGCGGGCTGTACGGCGGCGTCGTCGGGTACTTCGGATTCGGTGGCAACGCCGACCTCGCGATCGCGATCCGCACCGCGTCGATCTCGGGCGGGGTCGCCCGCGTCCAGGCGGGCGCGGGGCTCGTCGCCGACTCCGACCCCGTCTCCGAGCACGAGGAGGCGCGGAACAAGGCGGCGGCGCTGCTGCGCGCGGTCGCGGTCGCGAACGCCCTGCGGAAGGTCGACTGA
- the hisI gene encoding phosphoribosyl-AMP cyclohydrolase, whose translation MTVEIDAVLDRAAFNADGLLPAIIQQFDTREVLMMGWMDREALRRTLTEGRVTFWSRSRREYWRKGDTSGHSQHVKAAALDCDADTLLVQVDQVGAACHTGTRTCFDGDELEVEVGER comes from the coding sequence ATGACGGTCGAGATCGACGCGGTCCTCGACCGTGCCGCGTTCAACGCCGACGGGCTGCTGCCGGCGATCATCCAGCAGTTCGACACCCGCGAGGTGCTCATGATGGGCTGGATGGACCGTGAGGCGCTCCGCCGCACGCTCACCGAGGGTCGCGTGACGTTCTGGTCCCGATCGCGCCGGGAGTACTGGCGCAAGGGCGACACGTCCGGCCATTCGCAGCATGTCAAGGCCGCCGCACTCGACTGCGATGCCGACACCCTCCTCGTCCAGGTCGACCAGGTCGGCGCGGCCTGCCACACCGGCACGCGCACCTGCTTCGACGGCGATGAACTCGAGGTCGAGGTGGGGGAGCGATGA
- the hisF gene encoding imidazole glycerol phosphate synthase subunit HisF, translating to MTLAVRVIPCLDVAAGRVVKGVNFQNLRDAGDPVELAARYSEQGADELTFLDVTATVDDRSTTYDMVQHVAEQVFIPLTVGGGVRSPEDVARLLGHGADKIGVNSAAIARPELIAEIADRFGAQVVVLSLDVKRSERTESGFVVTTHGGRTETDLDALAWARRAIELGAGELLVNSIDADGTKAGFDLELTSLMHELSSVPVIASGGAGSVEHFAPAVAAGADAVLAASVFHNGEVAISEVKAALEADGRIVR from the coding sequence ATGACCCTCGCCGTCCGCGTGATCCCGTGCCTCGACGTGGCCGCAGGCCGCGTCGTCAAGGGCGTGAACTTCCAGAACCTCCGGGACGCCGGTGATCCCGTCGAGCTCGCGGCCCGGTACTCCGAGCAGGGAGCCGACGAGCTCACCTTCCTCGACGTCACCGCGACCGTGGACGATCGCTCGACCACCTACGACATGGTGCAGCACGTCGCCGAGCAGGTGTTCATCCCGCTCACCGTCGGCGGCGGGGTGCGCTCGCCCGAGGACGTGGCCCGCCTGCTCGGCCATGGGGCCGACAAGATCGGCGTCAACAGCGCCGCGATCGCGCGGCCGGAGCTCATCGCCGAGATCGCCGATCGGTTCGGCGCCCAGGTCGTCGTGCTCTCGCTCGACGTCAAGCGCTCCGAGCGCACCGAGTCCGGGTTCGTCGTCACGACGCACGGCGGCCGAACCGAGACCGACCTCGACGCGCTCGCCTGGGCCCGCCGCGCGATCGAACTCGGTGCCGGCGAGCTGCTCGTCAACTCGATCGACGCCGACGGCACGAAGGCGGGGTTCGACCTCGAGCTCACGTCGCTGATGCACGAGCTGTCGTCGGTGCCGGTCATCGCGTCCGGAGGCGCCGGATCGGTCGAGCACTTCGCGCCGGCCGTCGCGGCCGGTGCCGACGCCGTGCTCGCGGCATCCGTGTTCCACAACGGCGAGGTGGCGATCTCCGAGGTCAAGGCCGCGCTCGAAGCCGATGGGAGGATCGTCCGATGA
- the hisG gene encoding ATP phosphoribosyltransferase has protein sequence MLRIAVPNKGSLSETAAQMLWEAGYTGRRDPRDLHTADPRNGVEFFYLRPRDIATYVGSGALDVGITGRDLLLDSGSDAIEVAPLGFGDSTFRFAAPGDRFRELADLEGVRVATSYPGLVGAFLAAQGVTPSKLVKLDGAVESAVRLGVADAVADVVSTGATLRQAGLEIFGPVILDSEAVLIGSGIEKPGAATLLRRLQGVLVARQYVLLDYDVPASKLEEATAAAPGFESPTVSPLHDPEWVAVRVMIPRSDMNHVMDDLYAIGARAILVSAIHAARL, from the coding sequence ATGCTCCGCATCGCCGTGCCCAACAAGGGTTCGCTGTCCGAAACCGCCGCGCAGATGCTGTGGGAGGCCGGGTACACCGGTCGCCGCGATCCGCGTGACCTGCACACCGCCGACCCCCGCAACGGGGTCGAGTTCTTCTACCTGCGTCCGCGTGATATCGCGACGTACGTCGGCTCGGGCGCGCTCGACGTCGGCATCACCGGTCGCGACCTCCTGCTCGACTCCGGGTCGGACGCGATCGAGGTCGCCCCGCTCGGCTTCGGCGACTCGACGTTCCGCTTCGCGGCGCCGGGCGACCGATTCCGCGAGCTGGCCGACCTCGAGGGCGTTCGGGTGGCGACCAGCTACCCCGGGCTCGTCGGCGCGTTCCTGGCCGCGCAGGGCGTCACGCCGTCGAAGCTCGTCAAGCTCGACGGCGCCGTCGAATCCGCGGTGCGACTGGGCGTCGCCGACGCCGTCGCCGACGTCGTCTCCACGGGTGCCACGCTGCGTCAGGCCGGTCTCGAGATCTTCGGCCCGGTGATCCTCGACTCCGAGGCCGTGCTGATCGGCTCCGGCATCGAGAAGCCCGGTGCGGCGACGCTGCTGCGACGCCTGCAGGGCGTGCTCGTGGCCCGCCAGTACGTGCTCCTCGACTACGACGTGCCCGCCTCCAAGCTCGAGGAGGCGACCGCTGCGGCACCCGGCTTCGAGTCGCCGACGGTGTCGCCCCTGCACGACCCGGAGTGGGTCGCCGTGCGGGTCATGATCCCGCGATCCGACATGAACCACGTCATGGACGACCTGTACGCGATCGGCGCCAGGGCGATCCTGGTCTCGGCGATCCACGCCGCGCGGTTGTGA
- a CDS encoding phosphoribosyl-ATP diphosphatase — protein MKTFDDLFVELSEKARTRPEGSGTVRELDAGVHTIGKKIVEEAAEVWMAAEYQSDDETAEEVSQLLYHLQVLLLAKGLTLADVYRHL, from the coding sequence GTGAAGACCTTCGACGACCTGTTCGTCGAGCTCAGCGAGAAAGCCCGTACCCGACCAGAGGGGTCCGGCACGGTTCGCGAGCTCGACGCCGGCGTGCACACCATCGGCAAGAAGATCGTCGAGGAGGCGGCCGAGGTCTGGATGGCCGCCGAGTACCAGAGCGACGACGAGACCGCCGAGGAGGTCTCGCAGCTGCTGTACCACCTGCAGGTGCTGCTGCTCGCGAAGGGGCTCACGCTCGCGGACGTGTATCGACATCTCTGA
- the rpe gene encoding ribulose-phosphate 3-epimerase, with translation MTRINPSILAADFANLERELGRIATADLVHVDIMDNHFVPNLTFGLPMVERLVQVAPVPLDVHLMIDDPDRWAPGYAEAGAASVTFHVEAAADPIRLARTLRQIGARAGLALKPGTEVEPWLEALHEFDQVLVMTVEPGFGGQSFMPETMPKLRRTADAVRAAGLDVWLQVDGGVTVDTIGIAAEAGADTFVAGSAVFRGEPAEQIAALRAAAAVHRHGAHASTGSLEA, from the coding sequence ATGACGCGCATCAACCCGAGCATCCTCGCCGCCGACTTCGCGAACCTCGAACGCGAACTCGGCCGGATCGCGACGGCCGACCTCGTGCACGTCGACATCATGGACAACCACTTCGTGCCCAACCTGACGTTCGGGCTGCCGATGGTCGAGCGCCTCGTGCAGGTCGCTCCGGTACCGCTCGACGTGCATCTCATGATCGACGATCCGGACCGCTGGGCGCCGGGGTACGCCGAGGCGGGCGCCGCGAGTGTGACGTTCCATGTCGAGGCCGCGGCGGATCCGATCCGGCTCGCGCGCACGCTTCGGCAGATCGGGGCCCGCGCCGGTCTCGCGCTGAAGCCGGGCACCGAGGTCGAGCCCTGGTTGGAGGCGCTCCACGAGTTCGATCAGGTGCTGGTCATGACAGTCGAGCCGGGCTTCGGCGGGCAATCCTTCATGCCCGAGACGATGCCGAAGCTGCGGCGGACCGCCGATGCGGTCCGCGCGGCGGGGCTGGACGTCTGGTTGCAGGTGGACGGCGGCGTCACGGTCGACACCATCGGCATCGCTGCCGAGGCCGGCGCCGACACCTTCGTCGCCGGGTCCGCCGTGTTCCGAGGCGAACCCGCCGAGCAGATCGCCGCCCTCCGCGCCGCCGCCGCGGTGCACCGCCACGGCGCCCACGCGAGCACCGGTAGTCTGGAAGCGTGA
- a CDS encoding RsmB/NOP family class I SAM-dependent RNA methyltransferase has protein sequence MAGQQDRTPRRAPATGPDRRSGGKDRAERAVRVSPSRIVAYEVLEAVRDDEAYANLLLPNRITRSKLNEADAALATELTYGTLRWQGFYDAVIALAADRPTDRIDAPVLDILRIGAHQLLATRVPTHAAVNESVVLAKRLAPGASGFVNGVLRTISRSTAEEWRGWVEDETRGGADAKLAAVSSHPEWIVRALRSALAHEDRADELDALLAADNAAPRVNLAVLPGLGDATPANLGEPNRYSPVGVTAGQPLALVAAHEGRVRVQDEGSQLAALALARARPVEPGEHWLDLCSGPGGKTAVLAAEALAADAVLSANELVPARADLVRRAISSVPLDVHVHVGDGREVEASDLGAPEGFDRILLDAPCTGLGALRRRPEARWRKTPGDVGELTALQGELFDAAVRMLAPGGLLAYVTCSPHLAETQGTLSAGMERWGDRLERVDTRAVVQGVAREPLDLAGDAETVQLWPHRHGTDAMFIALVRRAG, from the coding sequence GTGGCTGGACAGCAGGATCGAACACCCCGTCGGGCGCCGGCGACCGGCCCCGACCGCCGATCGGGCGGCAAGGACCGCGCGGAGCGCGCCGTACGCGTCTCTCCGTCGCGGATCGTCGCCTACGAGGTCCTCGAGGCCGTGCGCGATGACGAGGCCTACGCCAACCTCCTGCTGCCGAACCGGATCACCCGTTCGAAGCTCAACGAGGCCGATGCCGCCCTCGCGACCGAGCTGACCTACGGCACGCTGCGGTGGCAGGGCTTCTACGACGCGGTCATCGCGCTCGCGGCCGACCGCCCGACCGACCGCATCGATGCGCCGGTCCTCGACATCCTGCGAATCGGCGCGCACCAACTCCTCGCGACCCGGGTGCCCACGCACGCGGCGGTCAACGAATCCGTCGTGCTCGCGAAGCGCCTCGCCCCGGGCGCGAGCGGATTCGTCAACGGCGTCCTGCGCACCATCTCGCGGTCGACCGCCGAGGAGTGGCGAGGATGGGTCGAGGACGAGACGCGCGGAGGAGCCGACGCGAAACTGGCAGCGGTCTCATCGCACCCCGAATGGATCGTTCGCGCGCTCCGATCGGCCCTCGCCCACGAGGACCGCGCCGATGAGCTCGACGCGCTGCTCGCCGCCGACAACGCGGCACCACGCGTGAACCTCGCCGTGCTCCCCGGACTCGGCGACGCCACGCCGGCGAACCTCGGCGAACCGAACCGGTACTCGCCGGTCGGCGTGACGGCCGGGCAGCCGCTCGCGCTCGTCGCCGCGCACGAGGGCCGGGTCCGGGTGCAGGACGAGGGCTCGCAACTCGCCGCGCTCGCGCTCGCCAGAGCCCGGCCGGTCGAGCCGGGGGAGCACTGGCTCGACCTCTGCTCGGGGCCGGGCGGGAAGACCGCAGTGCTCGCCGCCGAGGCGCTCGCCGCCGACGCCGTGCTCTCGGCGAACGAGCTCGTACCGGCCCGTGCCGACCTCGTCCGCCGGGCGATCTCGAGCGTTCCGCTCGACGTGCACGTGCACGTCGGCGACGGACGCGAGGTCGAGGCATCCGACCTCGGTGCACCGGAGGGCTTCGATCGCATCCTGCTCGACGCGCCCTGCACCGGACTCGGAGCCCTGCGTCGGCGGCCCGAGGCCAGGTGGCGGAAGACGCCCGGCGACGTCGGCGAGCTCACCGCGTTGCAGGGCGAGCTGTTCGACGCAGCCGTGCGGATGCTCGCGCCGGGCGGCCTGCTCGCCTACGTCACGTGCTCCCCGCACCTCGCGGAGACGCAGGGGACCCTCTCGGCGGGGATGGAGCGCTGGGGCGACCGGCTCGAACGGGTCGACACCCGCGCGGTCGTGCAGGGCGTCGCACGCGAACCGCTCGACCTCGCCGGCGATGCCGAGACCGTGCAGTTGTGGCCGCACCGGCACGGGACGGATGCGATGTTCATCGCGCTGGTCCGCCGGGCCGGCTGA
- the fmt gene encoding methionyl-tRNA formyltransferase produces MRLVFAGTPSAAVPSLERLAASRHEIVAVVTRPDAPVGRKRVLTPSPVAHAADRLGLPVIRAARLDAEASDRIAELAPDLGVIVAYGGLVREPLLSAPVAGWINLHFSLLPAWRGAAPVQHSLIAGDAEIGASVFRLVPELDAGDVFGELRRAEDGESTAGELLDLLAVDGAGLLAEIVDGIAAGTAAAAPQAGAATFAPKLTVDDGRLDWTQPAEVVLARYRGVTPEPGAWTMVDGDRLKVLEARRPAATDPRPDRSLDAGELLVERRRVLVGTATGPVELVRVQPAGKQAMSAADWGRGLPEHASITG; encoded by the coding sequence CTGCGCCTCGTCTTCGCCGGAACCCCTTCCGCCGCCGTCCCGAGCCTCGAACGGCTCGCGGCGAGCCGGCACGAGATCGTCGCCGTCGTGACCCGGCCCGATGCCCCGGTGGGCCGCAAGCGGGTGCTCACCCCGTCGCCCGTCGCGCATGCGGCGGACCGACTCGGGCTGCCCGTGATCCGGGCCGCCCGGCTCGACGCCGAGGCATCCGACCGCATCGCGGAACTCGCGCCGGACCTCGGCGTCATCGTCGCGTACGGCGGACTGGTGCGCGAGCCGCTGCTGTCGGCGCCCGTGGCCGGATGGATCAACCTCCACTTCTCGCTCCTGCCGGCGTGGCGCGGGGCTGCGCCGGTGCAGCACTCGCTGATCGCCGGCGACGCCGAGATCGGCGCGTCGGTGTTCCGGCTCGTGCCCGAACTCGATGCCGGCGACGTGTTCGGCGAGCTCCGCCGCGCCGAGGACGGCGAGTCGACCGCGGGGGAGTTGCTCGACCTGCTGGCGGTCGACGGCGCCGGGCTCCTCGCCGAGATCGTCGACGGCATCGCGGCGGGCACCGCCGCCGCGGCGCCCCAGGCCGGTGCGGCGACGTTCGCGCCGAAGCTCACGGTCGACGACGGGCGGCTGGACTGGACGCAGCCGGCTGAGGTCGTGCTCGCCCGCTATCGGGGCGTGACGCCGGAGCCCGGCGCGTGGACCATGGTCGACGGCGATCGACTGAAGGTGCTCGAGGCCCGGCGCCCGGCGGCAACGGATCCACGGCCCGACAGGTCGCTCGACGCCGGCGAACTGCTCGTCGAGCGGCGGCGCGTCCTCGTCGGCACGGCGACCGGGCCGGTCGAGCTCGTTCGGGTCCAGCCCGCCGGCAAGCAGGCGATGTCCGCGGCGGACTGGGGGCGCGGGCTGCCCGAACACGCCAGCATCACGGGGTGA
- a CDS encoding primosomal protein N', with protein MARVLLDSPLPQLDQLFDYRVPDRLVDRVRRGMRVRVPLRTGGRIADGWVVELTHRSEYGGRLSEVEDVVGEVPLLTEDVWRLARVAADRAAGNASDILRLAIPSRYVRVERTWLQRRDEDGDGDGREPGAGGRSAGPGVVGHGAGPSSAPPTAGAAAPDLAAGIVAGARMALMADPRPLRLASGTWVGAWAFALAEAARIALDADRSTLIAVPDHRDQEQLQAALEAVIDPDRVLRTDARQSGGERYRAFLDAMRDRAHVIIGNRSTVYAPAARLGLIAIFDDGDPLHAEPLAPGVHARDAALIRQEQSGAALLFVGHTRSVDVARLVGIGWVREVEQARIQRPRVVLTEQQQTPEPGSARIPSVAWRQAQQAILEGPVLVQVARPGHTPMLVCDRCREPARCPACAGPLVLPTADAPPSCALCGTSAAGRSCPICESTKLRAATVGATRTAEELGRAFPRARVVLADGERQVLRVGDEPALVVATRGAEPIADGGYRAVLLLDGDRMLLRESLRVAEDCLRWWSNAAALAAPGAPVSLVGVGGALGTALATWRQREWAVDELAARREVGFPPAVRMASVVAASERLAGAVEATRRAVPSVEVLGPTPVDGGLERVVLRFDYGAGPTVAATLKAEAIRTATERRRPVAGRGPGRAAVLRVRFDDPDLP; from the coding sequence GTGGCACGGGTCCTCCTCGACTCGCCGCTGCCGCAGCTCGACCAGCTCTTCGACTACCGGGTACCCGATCGACTCGTCGATCGGGTCCGGCGCGGCATGCGCGTCCGGGTGCCGCTGCGCACCGGAGGCCGGATCGCCGACGGATGGGTGGTCGAGCTCACGCACCGCAGCGAGTACGGCGGACGGCTCAGCGAGGTCGAGGACGTCGTCGGCGAGGTGCCGTTGCTCACCGAGGACGTCTGGCGTCTGGCGCGTGTCGCGGCCGATCGGGCCGCCGGCAACGCCTCGGACATCCTCCGGCTGGCGATTCCGTCGCGGTACGTCCGCGTGGAGCGGACCTGGCTGCAACGACGCGACGAGGACGGCGACGGCGACGGCCGTGAGCCCGGCGCCGGCGGTCGGTCGGCCGGACCCGGTGTCGTCGGTCACGGAGCCGGGCCGTCGAGCGCGCCCCCCACGGCCGGCGCCGCCGCTCCCGACCTGGCTGCCGGGATCGTCGCCGGGGCGCGGATGGCGCTCATGGCCGATCCGCGGCCGCTGCGACTCGCGTCGGGAACCTGGGTCGGCGCATGGGCGTTCGCGCTCGCCGAGGCCGCGCGGATCGCGCTCGACGCCGACCGGTCGACCCTGATCGCCGTCCCGGACCATCGCGACCAGGAACAGCTCCAGGCTGCGCTCGAAGCGGTGATCGATCCGGATCGGGTGCTCCGAACGGATGCCCGTCAGAGCGGCGGTGAACGCTACCGTGCGTTCCTCGACGCCATGCGCGACCGCGCGCACGTGATCATCGGCAACCGGTCGACGGTGTACGCGCCCGCCGCGCGGCTCGGCCTCATCGCGATCTTCGACGACGGGGACCCGCTCCACGCCGAGCCGCTCGCACCGGGCGTCCACGCCCGTGACGCCGCGCTCATCCGGCAGGAGCAGTCCGGTGCCGCGCTGCTCTTCGTCGGCCATACCAGGAGCGTGGACGTCGCGCGGCTGGTCGGCATCGGCTGGGTCCGCGAGGTCGAGCAGGCTCGGATCCAGCGGCCACGCGTCGTGCTCACCGAACAGCAGCAGACCCCCGAGCCGGGGTCCGCCCGGATCCCCTCCGTCGCCTGGCGACAGGCGCAGCAGGCGATCCTCGAGGGGCCGGTGCTCGTGCAGGTCGCCCGTCCCGGCCACACGCCGATGCTCGTCTGCGATCGCTGCCGCGAGCCGGCGCGATGCCCGGCGTGCGCGGGGCCGCTCGTGCTCCCGACCGCCGATGCACCGCCGTCCTGCGCGCTCTGCGGGACGAGCGCGGCCGGGCGGAGCTGTCCGATCTGCGAGTCGACGAAGCTCCGCGCCGCCACGGTGGGGGCCACGCGGACGGCGGAGGAGCTGGGCCGGGCCTTTCCGCGTGCGCGGGTCGTCCTCGCCGACGGGGAACGACAGGTGCTTCGGGTCGGCGACGAACCCGCGCTGGTCGTCGCCACCCGAGGAGCCGAACCGATCGCCGACGGCGGGTATCGCGCGGTCCTGCTGCTCGACGGCGATCGGATGCTCCTGCGCGAATCCCTGCGCGTCGCCGAGGACTGCCTGCGCTGGTGGTCGAACGCGGCAGCGCTCGCCGCCCCGGGCGCACCCGTGTCCCTCGTCGGGGTGGGCGGCGCACTCGGAACCGCACTGGCGACGTGGCGGCAACGCGAGTGGGCGGTCGACGAGTTGGCTGCGCGCCGCGAGGTCGGATTCCCGCCCGCGGTTCGGATGGCCAGCGTCGTGGCGGCATCCGAACGGTTGGCGGGTGCCGTCGAGGCGACCCGCCGGGCCGTCCCCTCGGTCGAGGTGCTCGGCCCGACCCCGGTCGACGGCGGCCTCGAGCGTGTCGTGCTGCGCTTCGACTACGGCGCGGGGCCGACGGTCGCGGCGACGCTCAAGGCGGAGGCGATCCGGACGGCGACCGAGCGTCGCAGGCCGGTGGCGGGTCGCGGTCCAGGCCGCGCTGCGGTCCTCCGAGTGCGATTCGACGATCCCGACCTGCCCTGA
- the metK gene encoding methionine adenosyltransferase: protein MSDLRLFTSESVTEGHPDKICDQVSDSILDALLTVDPAARVAVETLVTTGLVHVAGEVSTSGYVEIPAIVRKRITDIGYTSSDVWFDGRSCGVSISIGAQSPDIAQGVDDAFESREGSSIDELDRQGAGDQGIMFGYATRETPELMPVPIWLAHRLAERLADVRKQGELDYLRPDGKTQVTVGYEGQTPRTIETVVLSTQHSPKVSTEQLRAEVEEVVIRPVLETVDLSAGDLRVLINPTGRFEIGGPQGDAGLTGRKIIIDTYGGASRHGGGAFSGKDPSKVDRSAAYAMRWAAKNAVAAGLADRLELQVAYAIGKAAPVGLYVETFGTGHLPDERIIAAIREVFDLRPAAIIRDLDLLRPIYAQTAAYGHFGRELPDFTWERLDRVDDLRQAAGL from the coding sequence ATGAGCGACCTGCGGCTGTTCACCTCCGAGTCGGTGACCGAGGGGCACCCCGACAAGATCTGCGATCAGGTCTCGGACTCGATCCTCGACGCGCTCCTCACCGTCGACCCCGCCGCGCGCGTCGCCGTCGAGACCCTGGTCACGACCGGGCTCGTCCACGTCGCGGGCGAGGTCTCGACCTCCGGCTACGTCGAGATCCCCGCGATCGTGCGCAAGCGCATCACCGACATCGGGTACACGTCGTCCGACGTCTGGTTCGACGGCCGGAGCTGCGGGGTCTCGATCTCGATCGGAGCGCAGTCGCCGGACATCGCGCAGGGCGTGGACGACGCGTTCGAGTCGCGTGAGGGCAGCAGCATCGACGAGCTCGACCGGCAGGGCGCCGGCGACCAGGGCATCATGTTCGGCTACGCCACGCGCGAGACGCCCGAGCTCATGCCCGTGCCGATCTGGCTGGCGCACCGCCTCGCCGAACGGCTCGCCGACGTCCGGAAGCAGGGCGAGCTCGACTACCTCCGCCCGGACGGCAAGACCCAGGTGACCGTCGGCTACGAGGGCCAGACTCCGCGCACCATCGAGACCGTGGTGCTCTCCACGCAGCACTCGCCGAAGGTCTCGACCGAGCAGCTGCGCGCCGAGGTCGAGGAGGTCGTGATCCGTCCGGTGCTCGAGACGGTCGACCTCTCCGCGGGCGACCTCCGCGTGCTCATCAACCCGACCGGTCGCTTCGAGATCGGCGGTCCGCAGGGCGACGCCGGGCTCACGGGCCGCAAGATCATCATCGACACCTATGGCGGCGCGAGCCGGCACGGCGGTGGCGCGTTCAGCGGCAAGGACCCGTCGAAGGTCGACCGCTCGGCCGCGTACGCCATGCGATGGGCGGCGAAGAACGCGGTCGCCGCGGGACTCGCCGACCGGCTCGAACTGCAGGTCGCCTACGCGATCGGAAAGGCCGCGCCGGTCGGGCTCTACGTCGAGACCTTCGGGACCGGGCACCTGCCCGACGAGCGCATCATCGCCGCGATCCGCGAGGTGTTCGACCTCCGGCCTGCGGCCATCATCCGCGACCTCGACCTGCTCCGCCCGATCTACGCGCAGACCGCGGCCTACGGCCACTTCGGTCGCGAGCTCCCGGACTTCACCTGGGAGCGGCTGGACCGCGTCGACGACCTGCGCCAGGCCGCCGGGCTCTGA